From the Pseudoalteromonas tunicata genome, one window contains:
- a CDS encoding heavy metal translocating P-type ATPase, which yields MSDVCFHCLEPIPLGFKQSVEFNNQQHAVCCLGCQAVAQAIIQGGMTDYYKFRTEAAGKVKELIPEQLAMFKSYDDEDIQADFITGDQDNAELLLSIEGISCAACAWLIEKQLLGLQGVLRVDVNTSTHRALIYWHRPSLKLSRIIEALAKIGYQAYPFQADEEELQKKQVAKSYIRRLGVAGLMTMQVMMFAFAMYFGMFSGMDEDFEQYFRWISFTLATPVILYSAMPFLTNAVRGLQARQLNMDLPVSLAIFGAYAASSWATFFETGEVYFESICMFTFLLLLGKYLEFRARLKATEFTANLQKLLPLTARLASETGEEKIIAAKKLQLGDIIFIKPGETIPADGLVVTGKTSVDESMMTGEHQAVAKSVNDQVFAGTINHDGVITVKINQIGGNTLLNQIVKLQHQALASRPKIAEVTDKVAQWFVATLLVFASITAAVWYTIDPSHAFWITIAVLVATCPCALSLAIPTALTCSVANLTQKGVLIKKSHVLETLTKIDAVAFDKTGTLTEGRFTIKRSVFYGDAQHDLSQQAHLMALARALEHHSEHPIAKAFCQTDQINTIEISQTLLSGVEVHTALGISAIYQGQSVAIGKNNWFAEVRETCQAVLYIDNQAVAAFELSDKTRDHAKELVHYLDSKQISCHLLTGDPSPAGLELATQLAINHVEIGCSPRDKQQHVAQLIQQGKIVAMIGDGVNDSPVFNTAHLSIAMATGADISKNTADVVLLNSDLNAVKHLHQISIKTRRIIKQNLTLSLLYNGSILPLAAMGLIPPWIAVIGMSASSIIVITNSLRLLKI from the coding sequence ATGAGTGATGTGTGTTTTCACTGTCTTGAGCCTATTCCCCTCGGTTTCAAACAAAGTGTCGAATTTAATAACCAACAGCACGCTGTCTGTTGTCTTGGCTGCCAAGCAGTTGCACAGGCAATTATTCAAGGTGGGATGACGGACTATTATAAATTTCGAACTGAAGCGGCGGGTAAAGTAAAAGAACTCATACCTGAACAACTTGCAATGTTCAAAAGTTATGATGACGAAGACATACAAGCTGATTTTATTACTGGCGATCAAGACAATGCTGAATTACTTTTGAGCATTGAAGGGATAAGTTGCGCGGCTTGTGCTTGGTTAATAGAAAAACAATTACTAGGCTTGCAAGGAGTGCTGCGTGTTGATGTAAATACCTCAACCCATCGAGCACTGATTTATTGGCATAGACCTAGTTTAAAATTAAGCCGAATAATTGAAGCATTAGCAAAAATTGGCTATCAAGCCTACCCGTTTCAAGCTGATGAAGAAGAATTACAGAAAAAACAAGTCGCTAAGTCATACATTCGTCGGTTAGGTGTTGCAGGGTTAATGACCATGCAAGTGATGATGTTTGCCTTTGCCATGTATTTTGGTATGTTTTCCGGTATGGATGAAGACTTTGAACAGTATTTTCGCTGGATAAGCTTTACCCTTGCAACACCGGTTATTCTTTACTCCGCGATGCCATTTCTGACCAATGCGGTGCGAGGTTTACAAGCCCGGCAACTTAATATGGATTTACCTGTTTCACTCGCTATTTTTGGTGCTTATGCGGCAAGTAGCTGGGCCACCTTTTTTGAAACTGGTGAAGTTTATTTTGAATCGATTTGTATGTTTACCTTCTTACTGTTATTGGGTAAATATCTCGAATTTAGGGCGCGCCTTAAAGCAACTGAATTTACGGCTAATTTACAAAAATTACTGCCGTTAACTGCACGTCTTGCCTCAGAAACGGGTGAAGAAAAAATCATTGCAGCTAAAAAATTACAATTAGGCGACATCATTTTTATCAAACCGGGTGAAACCATTCCAGCCGATGGCCTAGTAGTGACAGGCAAAACATCAGTAGATGAATCAATGATGACAGGTGAACATCAAGCGGTCGCTAAATCCGTTAATGATCAAGTTTTTGCCGGTACAATTAATCATGATGGTGTGATTACGGTTAAAATCAATCAAATTGGTGGCAATACCTTACTCAATCAAATTGTAAAATTGCAACACCAAGCGTTAGCAAGTCGACCTAAAATCGCCGAAGTCACCGATAAAGTAGCCCAATGGTTTGTGGCTACGCTATTAGTTTTTGCCTCTATCACTGCGGCTGTTTGGTATACCATTGACCCAAGCCATGCTTTTTGGATCACCATTGCTGTGCTTGTTGCAACTTGCCCATGTGCGCTTAGCTTAGCAATTCCAACTGCGCTGACCTGCTCTGTGGCAAACTTAACCCAAAAAGGGGTGCTGATCAAAAAGTCTCATGTACTTGAGACCTTAACAAAAATTGATGCGGTTGCTTTTGATAAGACAGGTACTTTAACCGAGGGACGATTTACCATAAAACGCAGTGTATTTTATGGTGATGCGCAGCATGATCTTTCACAGCAAGCCCATTTAATGGCATTAGCGCGGGCGCTTGAACATCATTCAGAGCACCCTATTGCTAAGGCTTTTTGTCAAACAGATCAAATAAATACCATTGAGATCAGTCAAACATTGCTCAGCGGCGTTGAAGTTCATACGGCACTAGGGATCAGTGCTATTTATCAAGGTCAATCTGTAGCGATAGGCAAAAATAATTGGTTTGCTGAAGTAAGAGAGACCTGTCAGGCTGTGCTTTATATCGACAATCAAGCCGTTGCTGCATTTGAACTTAGCGACAAAACGCGCGATCATGCCAAAGAATTAGTGCACTATTTAGACTCTAAGCAAATAAGCTGCCACCTCCTAACAGGCGACCCATCTCCAGCAGGGCTTGAATTAGCGACACAACTGGCAATAAATCATGTTGAAATAGGCTGCAGCCCACGTGACAAACAGCAGCATGTCGCACAGTTAATCCAACAAGGCAAAATTGTCGCCATGATTGGCGATGGTGTTAATGACAGCCCAGTATTTAATACTGCGCATTTGTCGATTGCGATGGCAACCGGCGCTGATATCTCCAAAAATACCGCTGATGTGGTTTTACTTAATAGCGACCTAAATGCGGTTAAACATTTACATCAAATTAGCATCAAAACACGCCGGATTATTAAACAGAATTTAACACTGTCATTGCTTTATAATGGGTCTATCCTACCCTTAGCGGCAATGGGTTTAATACCACCTTGGATTGCCGTGATTGGTATGTCGGCCAGTTCAATTATTGTGATCACAAATTCACTAAGGTTATTAAAGATATGA
- the ccoS gene encoding cbb3-type cytochrome oxidase assembly protein CcoS, producing the protein MSIIFVLIPIAILLVIIALGIFFWAVRSEQFSNLDKQAHSILFEDDKEQHKNSND; encoded by the coding sequence ATGAGTATTATCTTTGTATTGATCCCAATTGCTATTTTATTAGTGATTATTGCGCTTGGGATATTTTTTTGGGCCGTGCGCAGTGAGCAGTTTTCAAATTTAGATAAACAAGCTCACAGTATTTTATTTGAAGACGATAAAGAGCAGCATAAAAACAGTAATGATTGA
- a CDS encoding sulfite exporter TauE/SafE family protein — MIDPLLLSAFFMGLAGSGHCVAMCGGVASSLQLAVKNKQDARSYTLLYNLGRLLSYSLAGALVAGISATFASQSILISQILAFISAFFMILVGLYVMRVMATLNWLESIGKIAIWQFVVKLNRYVMPLDSKLKALGYGALWGWLPCGLVYSALTWAITTGTAAKGAAFMACFALGTAPAMLALGLTTQSITKWLNNQVVRLVMGNFLVFYGLYLLTIAVRNSLH; from the coding sequence ATGATTGATCCCTTACTACTGAGTGCTTTTTTTATGGGCTTAGCTGGCAGTGGACATTGTGTTGCAATGTGCGGCGGTGTTGCATCATCCTTGCAGTTAGCGGTTAAAAATAAGCAAGATGCGCGCAGCTATACCCTGCTTTACAATCTTGGGCGTCTATTGAGCTATAGCTTAGCCGGCGCGCTCGTTGCAGGTATTAGTGCCACATTCGCAAGCCAATCAATCCTTATATCGCAAATACTTGCGTTTATCAGTGCATTCTTTATGATTTTGGTTGGATTGTACGTAATGCGTGTAATGGCAACTTTAAATTGGTTAGAATCAATTGGTAAAATTGCAATTTGGCAGTTTGTAGTGAAATTAAATCGCTATGTTATGCCGCTTGATTCCAAACTAAAAGCGCTAGGTTACGGCGCACTTTGGGGTTGGCTACCATGTGGTTTGGTTTATTCCGCACTCACATGGGCGATTACAACAGGCACAGCAGCCAAAGGCGCGGCTTTTATGGCATGTTTTGCACTGGGCACCGCCCCTGCAATGCTTGCGCTTGGTCTAACCACGCAATCTATAACGAAATGGCTTAATAATCAGGTGGTTCGCTTGGTTATGGGCAACTTTTTAGTATTTTATGGTTTATACCTTTTAACTATTGCGGTACGTAATTCACTGCATTAA
- a CDS encoding FNR family transcription factor has product MEFKNKLAAKSQCTISCNNCSISQLCIPFTLNNDEMDKLDEIIERKKPLHKGDFLFEASAPLKSIFAVRSGSFKSYTLSEQGEEQITGFHLAGDIVGFDAIHKMQHQSYAQAMETAMVCEIPYTTLDDLSGKLPKLRQQVMRMMSSEINYDQEMLLLLNKKTAEERLAAFLANLARRFGERGFSKKEFRLTMTRGEIGNYLGLTVETISRLLSRFQKLSVIKVEGKLITILDSAELDNLAAIKP; this is encoded by the coding sequence ATGGAATTTAAAAACAAACTTGCTGCAAAATCTCAATGTACCATTAGTTGTAATAACTGCAGTATTAGCCAGCTCTGTATCCCATTTACATTAAATAATGATGAGATGGATAAACTTGACGAAATAATCGAGCGTAAAAAACCACTTCACAAAGGTGATTTTTTATTTGAAGCATCGGCGCCTTTAAAATCTATTTTTGCAGTCCGTTCAGGTTCTTTTAAATCTTATACACTGTCAGAACAAGGCGAAGAGCAAATAACCGGCTTTCACCTTGCTGGTGACATTGTTGGGTTTGATGCAATCCACAAAATGCAACACCAAAGCTATGCACAAGCGATGGAAACCGCTATGGTCTGCGAAATTCCGTATACAACATTAGATGATTTATCGGGGAAGCTGCCTAAACTTCGTCAGCAAGTTATGCGGATGATGAGTAGTGAAATCAACTACGATCAAGAAATGCTTTTATTATTAAACAAAAAAACAGCTGAAGAACGTTTGGCTGCTTTTTTAGCTAATTTAGCTCGTCGTTTTGGTGAGCGTGGATTTTCTAAAAAAGAATTTCGTTTAACCATGACTCGTGGTGAAATTGGCAACTATCTTGGTTTAACCGTTGAAACAATTAGCCGTTTGCTTAGTCGTTTTCAAAAGCTAAGCGTAATAAAAGTTGAGGGTAAATTAATTACCATTTTAGACAGTGCAGAGCTTGATAATTTAGCTGCAATCAAACCTTGA